CTATCTGCCCGAACTTTTCGTTTGGCACCACCGCCGGCCGGGACTGAAAAAGCACCTGCGCCAGGTCGGCAACTACGGCCTGCACCGGGGGCATTTCGTGCGCGTGCATCCCGAGACCTCCCGCCGCCTGCGCTATTTCCTGCCGTCGTTGTGGGTGCTTTTCATCGCGGCTTCGATCCTGCACGGCCTGTTCGTGGCCGCCGGCGGCGTCTCCGCGCTCCCCTGCGCCGGAGAACTCATCGGCCTGGGGTTTGCCGCCTACGCCGTCTTTTTACTCTTGATCCTGGCCGATCTCGTGCGTTTCGAGTCCCCGGCCGTCGCGCTCGCCGCTCTGCCCTTCGTGGCCCTTACCCACGTCTGGTACGGCCTGCGCTTTCTCTACGGCCTCACCAAGAAAAAACTGATCAGCAGTCTCGGCAGGTAACATGAAAATTTCCGTGGCTTATCCGCCGCTCGCCTCGGACAAGGGCACGCCGCTGCTCTCCCAGAACCGCCAGTTCCAGTGGTTCACCAATCCGACCTACATCTATCCCATGGTGCCCTCCTACGCCGCGAGCCTGTGCGCCTCGCGCGGCCACAGCGTCACCTTCGACGACGGCATCGCCGACGAGATGACCTACGACGCCTTCATGGCCGATCTGGTCAAAAAGGCCCCGGACCTGGTCGCCATGGAGACCAAGACCCCGGTCGTGACCAGGCACTGGAAGATCGTGGCCGACGTCAAGGCAAGGCTGCCCAAAGCGGCCGTGGTCCTCATGGGCGACCACGTCACGGCCCTGCCCCGGGAAACCATGGAACAAAGTTCCGTGGATTACGTCATCGCCGGCGGCGACTTCGACTTCATCCTGGCCGATCTGGCCGACCACCTCGACGGCAAGGACGTGCCCATGCCGGCCGGCGTGTGGCGGCGCGAAGGGGGCGAGATCGTCGACGGCGGCATGGGGTCGCTCAACCACAACCTCGACGACCTGCCCTACATCGACCGCGACCTGACCAAATGGCAGCGCTACGCCTATAAAAACGGCAACTTCAAGTACACGCCCGGCACCTACGTCATGGCCGGCCGGGACTGCTGGTGGGGCCGCTGCACTTTTTGCTCCTGGACCACGCTCTTTCCGGGCGCGACCTACCGCACGGTTTCTCCCGAACGCCATGTGGCCGAGATCGAGCGGCTGGTGACCGAGCGCGGCGTGCGCGAAATTTTCGACGACTCCGGCTGTTTTCCGCGCGGAGCCTGGCTCGAGGAATTCTGCCAGCGGCTCATCGACAAGGGACTCCACAAGAAAGTCGTCATGGGCTGCAACATGCGGGTGGGCGAACTGACCCAGGACCAGTGGAACCTGCTCAAAAAAGCCAATTTCCGCTTCATCCTCATCGGCCTCGAATCCATGTCCCAGGCGACCCTCAACCGCCTGTGCAAGGGCATCAAGGTCGAACAGATCGAACAGACCGTGGCCATGGCCAAAAAGGCCGGCCTCGAGCCCCACATCACCACCATGGTCGGCTATCCCTGGGAAACGCGCGAAGACGCCCGGCGCACCATCGACTTCGCCAAGTCGCTCTTTTCCAGAGGCCTGCTCAATACCTTGCAGGCCACCATCGTCGTCCCCTACCCGGGCACGCCGCTTTTCGCCGAAGCCAAGGAGAACGGCTGGCTGACCACGGAGAACTGGGACGAGTACGATATGCGGGCCTCGGTCTGGAAAAGTCCGATATCGAATGACGACGTGTTGCAATTCAAGGATGAGTTGTATAAGGCCGCATTGACGCCGGCGTTTATCGCACGCAAGATCATGAGCATCCGCGATGTGGATGACGTGAAGTTCCTGTTCCGGGCCG
The nucleotide sequence above comes from Solidesulfovibrio fructosivorans JJ]. Encoded proteins:
- a CDS encoding B12-binding domain-containing radical SAM protein, with amino-acid sequence MKISVAYPPLASDKGTPLLSQNRQFQWFTNPTYIYPMVPSYAASLCASRGHSVTFDDGIADEMTYDAFMADLVKKAPDLVAMETKTPVVTRHWKIVADVKARLPKAAVVLMGDHVTALPRETMEQSSVDYVIAGGDFDFILADLADHLDGKDVPMPAGVWRREGGEIVDGGMGSLNHNLDDLPYIDRDLTKWQRYAYKNGNFKYTPGTYVMAGRDCWWGRCTFCSWTTLFPGATYRTVSPERHVAEIERLVTERGVREIFDDSGCFPRGAWLEEFCQRLIDKGLHKKVVMGCNMRVGELTQDQWNLLKKANFRFILIGLESMSQATLNRLCKGIKVEQIEQTVAMAKKAGLEPHITTMVGYPWETREDARRTIDFAKSLFSRGLLNTLQATIVVPYPGTPLFAEAKENGWLTTENWDEYDMRASVWKSPISNDDVLQFKDELYKAALTPAFIARKIMSIRDVDDVKFLFRAAGKLVGHLLNKSRNKDCGCK